DNA sequence from the Coffea arabica cultivar ET-39 chromosome 11c, Coffea Arabica ET-39 HiFi, whole genome shotgun sequence genome:
TGTGaaaccaaaaatagaaaaattttcatggaaaaactacaaaaacaGTTGAGATTTGAGGAAAGTGTGATGGTGGAATCTATGAATAAAGCAGGAGGGATGGCAGTAATGTGGAGCAATGAGGTGCAGGTAATGGATGTGGTAACTACTGCCTTCACAGTAGAAGTCCATATCATGGAATCTGAGGCTAATGTGGATTGGTGGTTCATAGGAATTTACGCTAGCACTGATGATCAAATTAGGAGGAATCAATGGGAGGTGATTGAGAGAAGGAAGGTACTGTGGGGACAAAGGTGGCTGATCTCAAGAGACTTCAATGACATTGTTTCCAATGATGAAAAATGGGGGGGgtagaagaagagaggaaggtTCATTTAGGGATTTCAGACTTTTATCCAACAAAATGGTCTCATAGATTTGGGTTTTGAGGGGAAACCGTGGACATGGAGCAATCAATGGACTCAAGAAGGAGAAATCATACAAAGACTTGATCGAGCACTAGGAAGTAGTGCCTGGAGCCAACATTTTGACAGAGCTACAGTCAAACACATTGAGAATTTTGGCTCAGATCATAGTATGATATTTCTGGATGCTAATCCCCTgcgagaaaaaaggaaaaaaagattcATATTTGACAAAAGGTGGCTGAAAAAAGAAGGTGTGGAAGAAGTAGTAAAACAGGCTTGGAATAGTCCCCAcagtggatcaagaatgtacAAAGTACATAGGAAAATTGCAACCTGCAAAGttgaaatcctcaaatggaggAACCAGTTTCAAGGAAATGCAAGGAAGAATATTGACAAGGTAAAAAAGCAACTGGAGGAGCTGAAAGACACTGACTGCCAAGACAAGAAGCGGAGAAACAAGATGTTAAAAAGGCAATTGAAGGAGGCGTATGAGGAAGAAGAGATGT
Encoded proteins:
- the LOC140016530 gene encoding uncharacterized protein, yielding MKALVWNCQGAGSPLTIPQLREACNLLSPNLVFLCETKNRKIFMEKLQKQLRFEESVMVESMNKAGGMAVMWSNEVQVMDVVTTAFTVEVHIMESEANVDWWFIGIYASTDDQIRRNQWEVIERRKGKPWTWSNQWTQEGEIIQRLDRALGSSAWSQHFDRATVKHIENFGSDHSMIFLDANPLREKRKKRFIFDKRWLKKEGVEEVVKQAWNSPHSGSRMYKVHRKIATCKVEILKWRNQFQGNARKNIDKVKKQLEELKDTDCQDKKRRNKMLKRQLKEAYEEEEMFWSQKSRVQWLKEGDRNTHFFHLV